The proteins below come from a single Parageobacillus toebii NBRC 107807 genomic window:
- the yqfC gene encoding sporulation protein YqfC, with the protein MVKKWRQHMRRWLTDKLELPADIVMDLPRITMVGQIHIYIENHRGLLTFSDKELRLLLEQGQLLVRGENFVIKMILPEEILLEGKINQVIYIDE; encoded by the coding sequence ATGGTGAAAAAATGGCGACAGCATATGAGAAGATGGCTTACAGATAAATTGGAGCTTCCCGCCGACATAGTGATGGACCTTCCCCGAATTACGATGGTTGGGCAAATACATATTTATATCGAAAATCATCGTGGTTTACTGACGTTTAGTGATAAAGAACTGCGCCTGCTCTTAGAGCAAGGGCAGCTTCTTGTTCGCGGTGAAAATTTTGTTATTAAGATGATTTTGCCAGAAGAAATTTTACTCGAAGGAAAAATAAACCAAGTGATTTATATAGATGAATAA
- a CDS encoding PhoH family protein, translating into MSEEFVTISQQLENANEAIALFGIHDAHLKRMEQELGVSIVTRGESVSVSGTPEQVQLVDDLLRHLLIIVRKGISISERDVMYAIQLAKKGALDYLINLYEEEITKNAKGKSIRVKTLGQRHYVTAIKQHDLVFGIGPAGTGKTYLAVVMAVHALKNGQVKRIILTRPAVEAGESLGFLPGDLKEKVDPYLRPLYDALHDVLGVDHTQRLIERGTIEIAPLAYMRGRTLEDAFVILDEAQNTTPAQMKMFLTRLGFGSKMVITGDISQVDLPKGVKSGLAVAKEILTAVSGVSFVFLEQTDVVRHPLVAKIIEAYDEAGI; encoded by the coding sequence ATGTCAGAGGAGTTTGTAACAATCAGTCAGCAATTAGAAAATGCGAACGAAGCGATTGCACTTTTCGGCATTCATGATGCCCATCTAAAACGGATGGAACAAGAATTGGGAGTGTCCATTGTAACACGAGGAGAATCGGTGAGCGTTTCTGGCACCCCCGAACAAGTACAGCTTGTTGATGACCTGCTGCGCCACTTGTTGATCATTGTCCGGAAAGGCATTTCCATTAGTGAACGAGATGTGATGTATGCGATTCAATTAGCGAAAAAAGGAGCGCTCGACTATTTAATTAATTTGTACGAGGAAGAAATCACAAAAAACGCCAAAGGAAAATCCATTCGTGTAAAAACGTTAGGACAGCGCCATTATGTTACCGCCATTAAACAGCATGACCTTGTTTTCGGAATAGGACCTGCCGGAACAGGAAAAACGTATTTGGCGGTGGTGATGGCTGTCCATGCGTTAAAAAACGGTCAAGTGAAGCGTATTATTTTAACTCGCCCGGCGGTAGAAGCAGGAGAAAGTTTAGGATTTTTACCGGGAGATTTAAAAGAAAAGGTGGATCCATATTTGCGCCCTCTTTACGATGCGCTGCATGATGTATTGGGAGTAGACCATACGCAGCGGTTAATTGAACGAGGAACGATTGAAATCGCGCCGCTAGCATATATGCGGGGGAGAACGCTCGAAGATGCTTTCGTCATTTTAGATGAAGCACAAAATACGACACCGGCACAGATGAAAATGTTTCTAACAAGATTAGGCTTTGGCTCCAAAATGGTCATTACCGGTGATATTTCGCAAGTCGATTTGCCAAAAGGCGTGAAATCAGGACTTGCCGTCGCAAAAGAAATATTGACGGCGGTCAGCGGTGTATCCTTTGTCTTTCTAGAACAAACAGATGTTGTGCGTCATCCGCTAGTGGCTAAAATTATTGAAGCGTATGATGAAGCTGGCATATAG
- a CDS encoding Na/Pi symporter, whose amino-acid sequence MVQLIIWFSVYTGIFLLGMFMMKAGLYALSGHRLKQWLLRFTNTPLQGFLTGTIITALLQSSTAVMVITVGLVSTGYFTFRQSIGIILGSNIGSTITTEIMTLDLGDNVIPMLFIGAILVFFGHYRPAYSIGMIFVGLASLFFAMNGFSQLAKPLSTYPIVDEWLQKTNHSPFIGIMIGMILTAIIHSSAATIGISMGFLNEHILTLPAGIAILLGANIGTCVTGLLASIGSTYEAKLTAYTHLWFNVIGVMIFYFLIDPLAFAAVKLSSAPDVQLAHVSVLFNVICSLAALPFTRWIEAAILFFHGRRP is encoded by the coding sequence GTGGTACAGCTAATAATTTGGTTTTCCGTTTATACCGGCATTTTCCTTCTCGGTATGTTCATGATGAAAGCAGGGCTTTATGCTTTATCCGGTCACCGCTTGAAACAATGGTTACTGCGCTTTACAAACACTCCTTTACAAGGATTTCTTACCGGAACGATTATTACCGCATTGTTGCAAAGCAGTACCGCAGTGATGGTCATTACAGTTGGCCTCGTCTCTACCGGCTATTTTACATTTCGACAATCCATCGGTATTATTTTAGGGAGCAACATCGGCTCTACGATCACAACAGAAATTATGACTCTTGACCTTGGAGACAACGTTATTCCGATGCTTTTCATTGGGGCAATTCTCGTGTTTTTCGGGCATTACCGACCTGCTTATAGCATCGGCATGATCTTCGTTGGACTCGCTTCTTTATTTTTTGCCATGAATGGATTTAGTCAACTCGCAAAACCGCTATCTACATATCCCATTGTTGACGAATGGCTGCAAAAAACGAATCATTCTCCTTTCATCGGAATCATGATCGGCATGATCCTTACAGCCATTATTCATTCAAGCGCAGCAACAATTGGGATTTCGATGGGATTTCTGAATGAACATATTCTCACACTTCCAGCTGGCATTGCGATTTTGCTTGGCGCGAATATCGGCACATGCGTAACCGGTCTTCTGGCAAGCATCGGTTCAACGTATGAAGCGAAATTAACCGCTTATACTCACTTATGGTTTAATGTTATCGGAGTCATGATCTTTTATTTCCTGATCGATCCACTTGCCTTTGCTGCTGTAAAGCTTAGCTCTGCTCCGGATGTACAGTTAGCCCATGTCAGCGTCCTGTTTAATGTTATTTGTTCGCTGGCGGCGCTGCCATTTACCCGCTGGATCGAAGCGGCTATATTATTTTTCCACGGCCGGCGTCCTTAA
- a CDS encoding YqzL family protein — MLEFTWKLFSQTGNIDTYLLFKELEKEQQPSGDEQETELKEVDQPIF; from the coding sequence ATGCTTGAATTTACTTGGAAGTTATTTAGTCAAACCGGCAACATCGACACCTATCTTCTTTTTAAAGAGCTAGAAAAAGAACAGCAACCTAGTGGCGATGAGCAAGAAACGGAACTAAAGGAAGTCGATCAACCTATTTTTTGA
- the mtaB gene encoding tRNA (N(6)-L-threonylcarbamoyladenosine(37)-C(2))-methylthiotransferase MtaB codes for MPTVAFHTLGCKVNHYETEAIWQLFKKAGYERKDFDSRADVYVINTCTVTNTGDKKSRQVIRRAIRRNPDAVVCVTGCYAQTSPAEVMAIPGVDIVIGTQDRGKILEYIERFQRERQPINGVSNIMKTRVFEEMDVPEFTDRTRASLKIQEGCNNFCTFCIIPWARGLMRSRDPKEVIRQAQQLVDAGYKEIVLTGIHTGGYGTDLKDYSFAALLRDLDEQVVGLKRLRISSIEASQITDEIIEVLQRSDKIVRHLHIPLQSGSNTVLKRMRRKYTVEFFAERLQRLREVFPELAITSDVIVGFPGETEEEFMETYHFIREQRFSELHVFPYSKRTGTPAARMPNQVDEEVKNERVHRLIALSDQLAKEYASQFEGQVLEVIPEERDKENPESGLYIGYTDNYLKVKFPATEEMVGEIVKVKITKAGYPYNEGEFVRVVTDDIPQSVKLSS; via the coding sequence ATGCCAACAGTTGCATTTCATACGCTTGGATGTAAAGTAAACCATTATGAGACAGAAGCAATTTGGCAGTTGTTTAAAAAAGCCGGTTACGAACGTAAGGATTTTGACAGCCGTGCGGATGTATATGTTATCAATACATGTACAGTGACGAACACAGGCGATAAAAAAAGCCGGCAAGTCATTCGCCGCGCGATTCGAAGAAATCCAGACGCCGTTGTTTGTGTAACAGGATGTTACGCTCAAACATCCCCGGCGGAAGTGATGGCAATTCCGGGTGTGGACATTGTGATCGGCACGCAAGATCGTGGGAAAATTTTGGAATATATCGAACGGTTCCAACGCGAACGCCAGCCGATTAACGGGGTCAGCAACATTATGAAAACGCGCGTATTTGAAGAAATGGACGTTCCGGAATTTACGGATAGAACACGCGCATCGTTAAAAATTCAAGAAGGCTGCAATAACTTCTGTACATTTTGCATCATTCCATGGGCGCGCGGGTTAATGCGTTCCCGTGATCCGAAAGAAGTTATTCGCCAGGCACAGCAGCTAGTCGATGCCGGTTATAAAGAAATTGTGTTAACGGGCATTCATACAGGCGGTTACGGCACCGATTTGAAAGACTATAGCTTCGCCGCGCTGCTCCGCGATTTGGATGAGCAAGTTGTCGGTTTAAAACGGCTCCGCATTTCGTCCATTGAAGCAAGCCAAATTACAGACGAAATTATCGAGGTGTTGCAACGTTCAGATAAAATTGTCCGTCATTTGCATATTCCGCTTCAATCCGGTTCGAATACGGTGTTAAAACGGATGCGCCGCAAATATACAGTCGAATTTTTTGCAGAGCGGCTTCAACGTTTGCGCGAAGTCTTCCCGGAACTTGCGATCACATCAGACGTGATCGTTGGTTTTCCTGGCGAGACGGAAGAAGAATTTATGGAAACATACCATTTTATTCGCGAACAACGTTTTTCCGAACTTCATGTCTTCCCGTATTCAAAACGGACAGGCACACCGGCAGCGCGTATGCCAAACCAAGTGGATGAAGAAGTAAAAAATGAACGCGTACACCGTTTAATTGCATTGTCCGACCAGCTTGCAAAAGAATATGCATCGCAGTTTGAAGGACAAGTGCTCGAAGTCATTCCGGAAGAACGAGATAAAGAAAACCCTGAAAGCGGGTTGTACATCGGGTATACGGACAACTATCTGAAAGTGAAATTCCCGGCTACGGAAGAAATGGTTGGGGAAATCGTAAAAGTGAAAATTACAAAAGCCGGATATCCGTATAATGAAGGGGAATTTGTCCGCGTTGTTACCGATGACATCCCACAATCCGTAAAATTAAGCTCATAA
- the deoC gene encoding deoxyribose-phosphate aldolase, whose product MENNIAKMIDHTLLKADATKAQIVKLCEEAKQYGFASVCVNPTWVATAAELLKGTDVKVCTVIGFPLGANTPETKAFETKNAIENGAAEVDMVINVGALKDGNDDLVERDIRAVVDVAKGKALVKVIIEACLLTEEEKVRACQLAVKAGADYVKTSTGFSTGGATPEDVALMRKTVGPNIGVKASGGVRDMQSAEAMIQAGATRIGTSSGVSIVEGKTARSDY is encoded by the coding sequence ATGGAAAATAACATTGCAAAAATGATTGATCATACGTTATTGAAAGCGGATGCAACAAAAGCGCAAATTGTGAAGCTATGCGAGGAGGCAAAACAATACGGGTTTGCTTCTGTTTGTGTCAATCCGACATGGGTGGCAACCGCTGCTGAACTATTAAAAGGCACGGACGTGAAAGTATGTACGGTGATCGGCTTCCCGCTCGGAGCGAACACACCGGAAACGAAAGCATTTGAAACAAAAAATGCAATTGAAAACGGGGCGGCGGAAGTCGATATGGTTATCAATGTCGGCGCGCTTAAAGATGGAAATGACGACCTTGTCGAACGCGATATTCGCGCCGTCGTCGATGTGGCAAAAGGGAAAGCGCTTGTGAAAGTGATTATTGAGGCGTGTCTGCTTACCGAAGAAGAAAAAGTGCGCGCTTGCCAGCTCGCCGTTAAAGCAGGTGCGGATTATGTGAAAACATCGACTGGATTTTCAACAGGTGGTGCTACGCCGGAAGATGTCGCACTTATGCGGAAAACGGTCGGACCAAACATCGGTGTGAAAGCTTCCGGCGGCGTCCGTGATATGCAAAGCGCAGAGGCGATGATTCAAGCGGGAGCGACGCGCATTGGGACAAGCTCCGGCGTATCGATCGTCGAAGGAAAAACGGCACGTTCTGATTATTAA
- a CDS encoding GatB/YqeY domain-containing protein: MSLLNRLNDDMKQAMKNKEKDKLSVLRMLKAALQNEAIKLGKSELSEDEELTVLSRELKQRKDSLQEFENAGRADLVEKTKAEIEIVQLYMPKPLTEEELLEIVKQTIAEVGASSKADMGKVMGAIMPKVKGKADGSLVNRLVQQQLSQ, translated from the coding sequence ATGAGTCTTCTTAATCGTTTAAATGACGATATGAAGCAGGCAATGAAAAACAAAGAAAAAGATAAACTCTCCGTTCTTCGGATGTTAAAAGCGGCGTTGCAAAATGAAGCGATTAAACTAGGAAAAAGCGAATTATCAGAAGACGAAGAGCTAACCGTTCTTTCTCGTGAATTAAAACAGCGTAAAGACTCCCTCCAGGAATTTGAAAACGCTGGTCGTGCGGACCTTGTTGAAAAAACAAAGGCAGAAATCGAAATTGTTCAATTATATATGCCGAAACCATTGACAGAGGAAGAACTTCTAGAAATTGTCAAACAGACGATTGCAGAAGTAGGAGCTTCTTCCAAAGCAGATATGGGTAAAGTGATGGGAGCAATCATGCCAAAAGTAAAAGGAAAAGCGGATGGCTCTCTCGTCAATAGGCTTGTTCAACAGCAACTTTCACAATAA
- the ybeY gene encoding rRNA maturation RNase YbeY translates to MILNIDFIDETNEVTKEQMNIIEQLLNYAAEIEHVPSGAEVGISFVDNERIRIINRDYRGKDQPTDVISFALEEKGEGEVEIVDADIPPLLGDIIISIPKAKEQAKEYGHSFMRELGFLAVHGFLHLLGYDHKTEEEEKIMFSKQKDILERYGLTR, encoded by the coding sequence ATGATTCTCAACATCGATTTTATCGACGAAACGAACGAAGTTACAAAAGAGCAAATGAATATCATCGAACAGTTGTTAAACTACGCGGCAGAAATCGAACATGTCCCTAGCGGAGCGGAAGTGGGCATTTCGTTTGTAGATAACGAGCGGATTCGCATCATCAATCGCGACTATCGGGGAAAGGATCAGCCGACCGATGTTATTTCCTTCGCTCTCGAGGAAAAAGGCGAAGGAGAGGTGGAGATTGTCGATGCGGATATTCCCCCGCTGCTTGGCGATATTATTATTTCAATTCCAAAAGCAAAAGAACAGGCGAAGGAATATGGGCATTCGTTCATGCGCGAGCTTGGATTTTTGGCGGTGCACGGTTTTTTGCATTTGTTAGGATATGATCATAAAACAGAAGAAGAAGAAAAAATAATGTTTTCAAAACAAAAAGATATTCTAGAACGATATGGGTTAACGAGATAA
- a CDS encoding HD family phosphohydrolase, which translates to MERIRFFLEHVNHVRFVRYLLFLFLGLFLFAVLYDQAKPHQYELRLFDIATETIRSPITIEDKETTERLKKEAADKVTDIYTLKKEYAENRVDLISSLFTTIVEIQNEIKEEKKEPTKMMDALKERLPQEWFSYLSADEWEKLLHAAPEDIETAKEAAVTAVHSIMAERITQSELEKARAKVQDELKYVMLSPSLKEIVVKLTKQAIIPNVIYDRTATEEKRRQAMDEVKPVKILQGQVIVEEGQFITNEIYHQLQLVGLLQNDRSFQPLIGLFLFVLLLLSPVVYYFGREQANKNLFVYTVIFTIMLLVMKLVRLIPESDVFSTGYLVPVAFGTMLVRIFIGERIAIMTSILYAICGSLMFNEGMGVNGTIQVSLAIYLVTSGLAGSFFLHKQLRRAKIWQAGVFVAFINMVVMLALTLLKNGHYSLTEIGMFLLMAFASGIFSAILTIGLLPVFEACFGILSSMKLIELSNPNHPLLRKILTEAPGTYHHSIMVANLAEAACEAIGANGLLARVACYYHDIGKTKRPQYFIENQIGGNPHDHLSPQLSKNIILAHVSDGVAILKKHRMPKEIVDIAEQHHGTTLLKYFYHKALEQTGYVLEEEFRYPGPKPQTKEAAIISIADSVEAAVRSLSNPSQEEIGKIVRSIIAERLQDNQLNECDITLKELEMVARSLCETLNGVFHSRIEYPEIRKEKVKHA; encoded by the coding sequence TTGGAAAGGATTCGTTTTTTTCTGGAGCATGTTAACCATGTTCGTTTTGTTCGTTATCTTTTGTTTCTGTTTTTAGGGCTTTTTCTATTTGCGGTGTTATATGATCAAGCAAAACCGCATCAATATGAACTGCGTCTGTTCGATATTGCCACCGAAACGATTCGTTCTCCAATTACGATTGAAGATAAGGAGACGACAGAAAGGCTAAAAAAGGAAGCGGCAGATAAAGTAACGGATATTTATACATTAAAAAAAGAATATGCCGAAAATCGTGTTGATTTAATTTCGTCGCTATTTACAACCATTGTTGAAATTCAAAATGAAATCAAGGAAGAAAAAAAAGAGCCGACGAAAATGATGGATGCGCTAAAGGAACGTCTGCCGCAAGAATGGTTTTCTTATTTGTCCGCAGATGAATGGGAAAAGTTGCTTCATGCAGCTCCAGAAGACATCGAAACGGCAAAAGAAGCGGCGGTAACGGCTGTCCATTCCATTATGGCCGAGCGCATTACGCAATCAGAATTGGAGAAGGCAAGGGCAAAAGTACAAGATGAATTGAAGTATGTCATGCTTTCGCCTTCATTAAAAGAAATTGTTGTCAAGCTGACAAAACAAGCAATCATTCCAAACGTTATTTACGATCGAACCGCTACAGAAGAAAAGCGAAGACAGGCGATGGATGAAGTAAAGCCGGTAAAAATTTTGCAAGGACAAGTCATTGTCGAGGAAGGACAATTTATTACAAATGAAATTTATCATCAGCTGCAGCTTGTCGGCTTATTGCAAAATGATCGCTCTTTTCAGCCTCTTATCGGTCTTTTTCTTTTCGTGTTATTATTGCTATCGCCTGTTGTTTATTACTTTGGACGAGAGCAGGCGAACAAGAATTTGTTTGTATATACGGTCATTTTTACGATTATGCTTCTTGTGATGAAACTCGTTCGTCTCATTCCGGAAAGTGATGTGTTCTCCACTGGGTATCTTGTGCCGGTTGCTTTCGGCACCATGCTCGTCCGTATTTTCATCGGGGAACGAATCGCAATTATGACAAGTATTCTTTATGCCATATGCGGAAGCTTGATGTTTAACGAGGGAATGGGCGTAAATGGCACTATTCAAGTTTCGTTAGCGATTTATTTGGTGACAAGCGGGTTAGCAGGAAGTTTCTTTTTACATAAACAGCTTCGAAGAGCAAAAATTTGGCAGGCAGGAGTATTTGTCGCTTTCATTAATATGGTTGTTATGCTAGCATTAACCTTGCTTAAAAATGGCCATTATTCGTTAACAGAGATCGGCATGTTTCTGCTGATGGCGTTTGCTTCTGGCATTTTCTCAGCGATTTTAACTATTGGGCTTTTGCCGGTTTTTGAGGCGTGCTTCGGTATTTTGTCATCGATGAAATTAATTGAATTATCGAATCCAAATCATCCATTGCTTCGCAAAATTTTAACGGAAGCTCCTGGGACGTACCATCACAGCATCATGGTTGCTAATTTAGCGGAAGCGGCTTGTGAAGCGATTGGAGCAAACGGTTTATTAGCGCGTGTTGCTTGCTATTATCATGACATCGGGAAAACGAAACGGCCGCAGTATTTTATTGAAAACCAAATAGGCGGTAATCCACATGATCACTTATCGCCACAGTTAAGCAAAAATATTATTCTTGCCCACGTGTCTGATGGGGTGGCCATTTTAAAAAAACACCGCATGCCGAAAGAAATTGTTGACATTGCTGAACAACATCATGGTACAACATTATTAAAATATTTTTATCATAAAGCACTTGAGCAGACGGGCTATGTGTTAGAGGAAGAATTTCGCTATCCTGGCCCGAAGCCGCAAACGAAGGAAGCGGCGATTATTAGCATTGCGGATAGCGTGGAGGCAGCGGTACGATCGCTTTCTAATCCGTCTCAGGAGGAAATTGGAAAAATTGTCCGCAGTATTATTGCGGAGCGATTGCAAGATAATCAATTGAACGAGTGTGATATTACGTTAAAAGAACTTGAAATGGTTGCAAGATCGCTTTGTGAAACACTAAATGGCGTATTCCATTCACGGATTGAATATCCAGAAATTCGAAAGGAAAAGGTGAAACACGCATGA
- a CDS encoding diacylglycerol kinase family protein, giving the protein MNWKDEKKRFACAWAGVMAAVKEEVHMRIHIALAVVAIIAAAIFHISRMEWLILLLTIGSVIALELINTAIERVVDLVTADFHPLAKAAKDIAAGAVLVAAIVAVIVGITIFLPYLV; this is encoded by the coding sequence ATGAACTGGAAGGACGAAAAAAAGCGGTTTGCTTGCGCATGGGCAGGAGTGATGGCTGCGGTAAAGGAAGAAGTGCATATGCGCATCCATATTGCGCTGGCTGTTGTTGCGATTATTGCTGCAGCAATCTTTCACATTTCCAGGATGGAATGGCTTATTCTTTTGTTAACGATCGGAAGTGTCATTGCTTTGGAATTAATCAATACGGCAATTGAACGTGTAGTTGATTTAGTGACGGCCGACTTCCATCCTTTAGCAAAAGCAGCAAAAGATATCGCTGCAGGCGCCGTTTTGGTCGCTGCGATTGTTGCTGTTATTGTTGGAATCACCATCTTTCTGCCATATCTCGTATAA
- the recO gene encoding DNA repair protein RecO: MFEKCEAIVIRAIDYGETNKIVTFFTREWGKVATMARGAKKPSSRLSAVTQPFTHGYYLIQRSRGVGVLHQGDIIDSMRTIREDIFTAAYASYIVEMTDKVTEEQQRNPYLFELLLQTLQYMNEGLDLEILACIYEMKMLSVMGIPPKLDHCAVCGRTEGKFSFSIKEAGFLCHRCEKTDPYRIPLSAASVRLLRLFYYIDLSRLGTISVKEETKKELRAVLSSYYDEYSGLSLKTKRFLMQIDELKKIGYPYQNQTENGSGG; this comes from the coding sequence TTGTTTGAAAAATGTGAAGCAATTGTCATTCGCGCAATCGATTATGGCGAAACAAATAAAATTGTCACATTCTTCACGAGAGAATGGGGAAAGGTGGCTACGATGGCACGCGGAGCAAAAAAGCCAAGTAGCCGCCTTTCTGCCGTTACACAACCGTTTACGCATGGCTATTACTTAATTCAAAGAAGCCGCGGTGTCGGTGTTTTACATCAAGGAGATATTATCGATTCGATGCGAACGATCCGCGAAGACATTTTCACTGCAGCATATGCCTCTTATATTGTGGAGATGACAGATAAAGTAACAGAAGAACAGCAGCGCAATCCGTATTTGTTCGAGCTGCTTTTGCAGACATTACAATATATGAATGAAGGGCTCGATTTAGAGATTCTTGCTTGTATTTATGAAATGAAAATGTTATCTGTAATGGGGATTCCTCCTAAATTAGACCATTGCGCTGTATGCGGCCGGACAGAAGGAAAGTTTTCTTTTTCCATAAAAGAAGCTGGATTTCTTTGCCACCGCTGCGAGAAAACCGACCCGTACCGAATTCCGCTTTCCGCAGCTTCTGTAAGGCTATTGCGCTTATTTTACTATATAGATTTATCAAGGCTTGGTACAATTTCTGTAAAAGAGGAAACAAAAAAAGAGCTTCGCGCCGTTCTTTCGTCCTATTATGATGAATATTCGGGATTGTCGTTAAAAACAAAGCGATTTTTAATGCAAATAGATGAACTAAAAAAGATTGGCTATCCTTATCAAAATCAAACGGAAAATGGAAGCGGCGGATGA
- a CDS encoding cytidine deaminase yields MKINELIEEAKKARGYAYVPYSKFKVGAALLTKDGKVYRGCNIENAAYSMCNCAERTALFKAYSEGDKEFAALAVIADTPRPVPPCGACRQVISELCPSDMKIILANLNGDITELTVKELLPNAFSAEDLHE; encoded by the coding sequence TTGAAAATAAACGAACTCATAGAAGAAGCAAAAAAAGCAAGAGGATACGCTTATGTTCCTTATTCAAAATTTAAAGTTGGCGCCGCTTTGTTAACAAAAGACGGCAAAGTGTATCGCGGCTGCAACATTGAAAATGCTGCTTATAGCATGTGTAATTGTGCGGAACGAACTGCGCTTTTTAAGGCGTATTCGGAAGGGGATAAAGAATTTGCTGCACTTGCTGTTATTGCTGATACGCCCCGTCCGGTACCGCCGTGTGGTGCATGTCGCCAGGTTATTTCTGAGCTATGTCCAAGTGATATGAAAATAATATTGGCAAATTTAAACGGGGATATCACCGAACTAACAGTGAAAGAACTACTACCAAATGCTTTTTCAGCGGAGGATTTGCATGAATAA
- the rpsU gene encoding 30S ribosomal protein S21 encodes MSKTIVRKNESIDDALRRFKRAVSKTGTLQEVRKREFYEKPSVRRKKKSEAARKRKY; translated from the coding sequence ATGTCAAAAACAATCGTTCGTAAAAACGAATCCATTGACGACGCTCTTCGTCGCTTCAAACGTGCCGTTTCGAAAACGGGTACATTGCAAGAAGTAAGAAAGCGTGAATTTTATGAAAAGCCAAGCGTCAGACGGAAGAAAAAGTCTGAGGCGGCTAGAAAGCGCAAGTATTAA
- the era gene encoding GTPase Era translates to MNKEGYKSGFVSIVGRPNVGKSTFLNRVIGQKIAIMSDKPQTTRNKIQGVYTTDDAQIIFIDTPGMHKPKHKLGDFMMKVALNALREVDLILFMINAEEGFGRGDAFIIEQLKAVNTPVFLVINKIDKVHPDDLLPLIDQYKDLYPFAEIIPISALQGNNIETLVEQIKKYLPEGPQYYPPDQITDHPERFIIAELIREKALHLTREEVPHSIAVVVETIERREDSDTVYVGAVIIVERDSQKGIIIGKQGRMLKEIGQRARMDIEALLGSKVFLELWVKVQKDWRNRLAQLRDFGFREEEY, encoded by the coding sequence ATGAATAAGGAAGGATATAAATCAGGATTCGTTTCTATTGTTGGTAGACCGAACGTTGGAAAATCGACATTTTTAAATCGCGTCATCGGTCAAAAAATCGCTATTATGAGCGATAAGCCGCAAACGACGCGCAATAAAATTCAAGGTGTTTACACGACAGATGATGCACAAATTATTTTTATTGATACGCCAGGAATGCATAAACCAAAACATAAACTTGGCGATTTTATGATGAAAGTAGCGCTGAACGCGTTAAGAGAAGTGGACCTCATATTATTCATGATTAATGCAGAAGAAGGGTTTGGACGCGGCGACGCATTTATTATTGAACAGCTTAAAGCAGTAAATACTCCAGTGTTTTTAGTCATCAATAAAATTGACAAAGTTCATCCAGATGATTTATTGCCGCTAATCGATCAGTATAAAGACCTTTATCCATTTGCTGAGATTATTCCGATTTCTGCATTGCAAGGAAACAATATCGAAACATTAGTGGAACAAATCAAAAAATATTTGCCAGAAGGTCCGCAATATTATCCACCTGACCAAATAACAGATCATCCGGAACGGTTTATCATTGCCGAGTTGATTCGCGAGAAAGCGCTTCATTTAACGCGTGAAGAAGTTCCGCATTCCATTGCTGTCGTGGTAGAAACGATTGAGCGGCGCGAAGATAGCGATACAGTGTATGTCGGCGCGGTGATTATTGTAGAACGTGATTCGCAAAAAGGAATTATTATTGGAAAACAAGGACGAATGTTAAAAGAGATCGGGCAGCGGGCACGTATGGATATTGAAGCGCTTCTTGGGTCAAAAGTATTTTTAGAACTATGGGTAAAAGTACAAAAAGATTGGCGCAATCGGTTAGCACAGCTGCGTGATTTCGGATTCCGGGAAGAAGAGTATTAA